The following proteins are encoded in a genomic region of Astatotilapia calliptera chromosome 22, fAstCal1.2, whole genome shotgun sequence:
- the LOC113014713 gene encoding pleckstrin homology domain-containing family O member 1-A-like isoform X2: MKKSNQSRRGVQDSGPLPVQQPEKVGWIRKFCGRGIFRELWRSRYMVLRGDHLYISDKEVKDERKAQEVFDLADYERSEELRKAKSRSKKNHSRFTVLRCKQPGNTAPNLVFLAVSPEEKESWVNALSIAIIKAKNRVLDEVTIEEDSTLVHPTRDRAKIPYGRRLPTKGHLMAVASTSSHGMLTLDLVAEEDVFSHDYDGDWNNSFRVDLQGGGSCGQIGVGRQRAGTDVSKLRMTSKEPKVKTSSLPRGSERSWGKHLEASKVHKSPQIEVLQAQYRTPQPGKRFSMQGRSRCASMDEVLSSRPVMIRSEFCSAVRRCPAEVEAGVEASAQPLGQIQSLIAQRMQRAQELLEEMRLQELQKTKAEREREGSSPYLKGINSPRLHHLRGSESPHSRSSGSPRSRSSDSPRLRGRESPRSKAKKNRSKGTDSPHSRGSHAAAAKVSDSPRLSGSPRSKSTDAARSPKLKGPSAASPNKQGSSPIQKPSDSPLSVGRSDFSQVKGYGSPRGSETDSPHLGSNEESPLQSQNSPTLSRSFESSQPRTLDSHHPSPLPPATQLSEDNSEVEQRRAEAERLLEEAVSSWKEAQEVLQEVKELQSQTLRRQRRRTYEKMASAAAAAGIPAPSGAAEEMDTLISPTSPEDKEDSETPERGV; this comes from the exons atgaagaaaagcAACCAAAGCAGGCGg GGTGTTCAGGACTCCGGTCCGCTGCCCGTCCAGCAGCCGGAGAAGGTGGGCTGGATCCGGAAGTTCTGCGGTCGAGGGATTTTCAGGGAGCTGTGGAGGAGTCGGTACATGGTGCTGAGAGGAGACCATCTCTACATCTCAGACAAGGAG gtgaaaGATGAACGTAAGGCTCAGGAAGTGTTCGACCTGGCTGATTACGAGCGCTCCGAGGAGCTGAGGAAGGCCAAGAGCCGCAGCAAGAAGAACCACAGCCGCTTCACGGTGCTGCGCTGCAAGCAGCCGGGAAACACC GCTCCAAACCTCGTGTTTCTGGCTGTGAGCCCTGAGGAGAAAGAATCATGGGTAAACGCCCTCAGCATCGCCATCATCAAAGCGAAGAACAGAGTTTTGGATGAG GTGACCATTGAGGAGGACAGCACGCTGGTTCATCCCACCAGAGATCGAGCAAAGATCCCTTATGGTCGCCGGCTGCCGACCAAAGGACATCTCATGGCCGTG GCATCCACCTCTTCCCATGGCATGCTGACACTCGACCTGGTGGCCGAAGAGGATGTTTTTTCACACGACTACGATGGCGACTGGAATAACAGCTTTCGGGTCGACCTGCAGGGGGGCGGGTCTTGTGGACAGATTGGAGTAGGTCGTCAGCGAGCTGGAACAGACGTATCAAAGCTGCGGATGACATCCAAGGAGCCCAAAGTGAAGACTAGCAGTCTGCCCAGGGGCAGTGAGCGGTCCTGGGGAAAGCATCTGGAGGCCTCCAAGGTCCACAAGTCTCCACAAATAGAG GTTCTCCAGGCTCAGTATCGAACGCCACAGCCAGGGAAGAGGTTCAGTATGCAGGGCCGGAGTCGCTGTGCCTCCATGGATGAAGTCCTCTCATCCAG ACCAGTAATGATTCGCTCAGAGTTCTGCTCTGCTGTTAGGCGATGTCCAGCTGAAGTGGAAGCGGGAGTCGAGGCCTCGGCCCAGCCTTTGGGTCAGATCCAGAGCCTTATTGCCCAGAGGATGCAGCGAGCTCAGGAATTGCTGGAGGAGATGAGACTGCAG GAGCTGCAGAAGACCAAAGCAGAGCGAGAACGAGAGGGCAGTTCACCTTATCTGAAGGGCATCAACTCTCCTCGACTCCATCACCTCAGGGGCTCAGAGTCACCTCACTCCAG GTCATCGGGATCTCCGAGGAGCCGGAGCAGCGACTCTCCTCGCCTCAGAGGAAGAGAATCTCCTCGGTCCAAAGCCAAGAAGAATCGGTCCAAAGGAACTGACTCACCTCACTCCAGAGGATCCCATGCAGCCGCTGCTAAAGTCAGCGACTCTCCCAGGCTGAGTGGCTCTCCTCGGTCAAAGAGCACCGATGCAGCTCGATCTCCAAAACTCAAAGGACCATCCGCTGCCTCTCCCAACAAGCAAGGCAGCTCTCCAATACAGAAGCCATCCGACTCGCCTCTGAGCGTCGGACGATCTGACTTCTCTCAGGTTAAAGGATATGGTTCGCCACGAGGCAGTGAGACCGACTCTCCTCATCTAGGGAGCAATGAGGAGTCTCCTCTTCAGAGCCAGAACTCCCCGACCCTGTCCAGATCCTTCGAGTCCTCACAACCAAGAACCCTTGACAGCCACCACCCCTCCCCACTTCCACCAGCCACCCAGCTGTCTGAGGATAACTCGGAGGTGGAGCAGAGGCGTGCCGAGGCTGAGCGGCTCCTGGAAGAGGCTGTGTCCTCGTGGAAGGAGGCGCAGGAGGTCCTGCAGGAGGTGAAGGAGCTCCAGAGCCAGACGCTGCGGCGGCAGCGTAGGAGGACCTATGAGAAGATGGCATCGGCAGCAGCGGCCGCTGGTATACCTGCACCGAGCGGCGCGGCAGAAGAAATGGACACGCTCATCTCGCCGACATCACCAGAGGACAAGGAAGATTCAGAGACACCTGAACGAGGAGTTTGA
- the LOC113014713 gene encoding pleckstrin homology domain-containing family O member 1-A-like isoform X1 has translation MKKSNQSRRGVQDSGPLPVQQPEKVGWIRKFCGRGIFRELWRSRYMVLRGDHLYISDKEVKDERKAQEVFDLADYERSEELRKAKSRSKKNHSRFTVLRCKQPGNTAPNLVFLAVSPEEKESWVNALSIAIIKAKNRVLDEVTIEEDSTLVHPTRDRAKIPYGRRLPTKGHLMAVASTSSHGMLTLDLVAEEDVFSHDYDGDWNNSFRVDLQGGGSCGQIGVGRQRAGTDVSKLRMTSKEPKVKTSSLPRGSERSWGKHLEASKVHKSPQIEVLQAQYRTPQPGKRFSMQGRSRCASMDEVLSSRPVMIRSEFCSAVRRCPAEVEAGVEASAQPLGQIQSLIAQRMQRAQELLEEMRLQELQKTKAEREREGSSPYLKGINSPRLHHLRGSESPHSSRSSGSPRSRSSDSPRLRGRESPRSKAKKNRSKGTDSPHSRGSHAAAAKVSDSPRLSGSPRSKSTDAARSPKLKGPSAASPNKQGSSPIQKPSDSPLSVGRSDFSQVKGYGSPRGSETDSPHLGSNEESPLQSQNSPTLSRSFESSQPRTLDSHHPSPLPPATQLSEDNSEVEQRRAEAERLLEEAVSSWKEAQEVLQEVKELQSQTLRRQRRRTYEKMASAAAAAGIPAPSGAAEEMDTLISPTSPEDKEDSETPERGV, from the exons atgaagaaaagcAACCAAAGCAGGCGg GGTGTTCAGGACTCCGGTCCGCTGCCCGTCCAGCAGCCGGAGAAGGTGGGCTGGATCCGGAAGTTCTGCGGTCGAGGGATTTTCAGGGAGCTGTGGAGGAGTCGGTACATGGTGCTGAGAGGAGACCATCTCTACATCTCAGACAAGGAG gtgaaaGATGAACGTAAGGCTCAGGAAGTGTTCGACCTGGCTGATTACGAGCGCTCCGAGGAGCTGAGGAAGGCCAAGAGCCGCAGCAAGAAGAACCACAGCCGCTTCACGGTGCTGCGCTGCAAGCAGCCGGGAAACACC GCTCCAAACCTCGTGTTTCTGGCTGTGAGCCCTGAGGAGAAAGAATCATGGGTAAACGCCCTCAGCATCGCCATCATCAAAGCGAAGAACAGAGTTTTGGATGAG GTGACCATTGAGGAGGACAGCACGCTGGTTCATCCCACCAGAGATCGAGCAAAGATCCCTTATGGTCGCCGGCTGCCGACCAAAGGACATCTCATGGCCGTG GCATCCACCTCTTCCCATGGCATGCTGACACTCGACCTGGTGGCCGAAGAGGATGTTTTTTCACACGACTACGATGGCGACTGGAATAACAGCTTTCGGGTCGACCTGCAGGGGGGCGGGTCTTGTGGACAGATTGGAGTAGGTCGTCAGCGAGCTGGAACAGACGTATCAAAGCTGCGGATGACATCCAAGGAGCCCAAAGTGAAGACTAGCAGTCTGCCCAGGGGCAGTGAGCGGTCCTGGGGAAAGCATCTGGAGGCCTCCAAGGTCCACAAGTCTCCACAAATAGAG GTTCTCCAGGCTCAGTATCGAACGCCACAGCCAGGGAAGAGGTTCAGTATGCAGGGCCGGAGTCGCTGTGCCTCCATGGATGAAGTCCTCTCATCCAG ACCAGTAATGATTCGCTCAGAGTTCTGCTCTGCTGTTAGGCGATGTCCAGCTGAAGTGGAAGCGGGAGTCGAGGCCTCGGCCCAGCCTTTGGGTCAGATCCAGAGCCTTATTGCCCAGAGGATGCAGCGAGCTCAGGAATTGCTGGAGGAGATGAGACTGCAG GAGCTGCAGAAGACCAAAGCAGAGCGAGAACGAGAGGGCAGTTCACCTTATCTGAAGGGCATCAACTCTCCTCGACTCCATCACCTCAGGGGCTCAGAGTCACCTCACTCCAG CAGGTCATCGGGATCTCCGAGGAGCCGGAGCAGCGACTCTCCTCGCCTCAGAGGAAGAGAATCTCCTCGGTCCAAAGCCAAGAAGAATCGGTCCAAAGGAACTGACTCACCTCACTCCAGAGGATCCCATGCAGCCGCTGCTAAAGTCAGCGACTCTCCCAGGCTGAGTGGCTCTCCTCGGTCAAAGAGCACCGATGCAGCTCGATCTCCAAAACTCAAAGGACCATCCGCTGCCTCTCCCAACAAGCAAGGCAGCTCTCCAATACAGAAGCCATCCGACTCGCCTCTGAGCGTCGGACGATCTGACTTCTCTCAGGTTAAAGGATATGGTTCGCCACGAGGCAGTGAGACCGACTCTCCTCATCTAGGGAGCAATGAGGAGTCTCCTCTTCAGAGCCAGAACTCCCCGACCCTGTCCAGATCCTTCGAGTCCTCACAACCAAGAACCCTTGACAGCCACCACCCCTCCCCACTTCCACCAGCCACCCAGCTGTCTGAGGATAACTCGGAGGTGGAGCAGAGGCGTGCCGAGGCTGAGCGGCTCCTGGAAGAGGCTGTGTCCTCGTGGAAGGAGGCGCAGGAGGTCCTGCAGGAGGTGAAGGAGCTCCAGAGCCAGACGCTGCGGCGGCAGCGTAGGAGGACCTATGAGAAGATGGCATCGGCAGCAGCGGCCGCTGGTATACCTGCACCGAGCGGCGCGGCAGAAGAAATGGACACGCTCATCTCGCCGACATCACCAGAGGACAAGGAAGATTCAGAGACACCTGAACGAGGAGTTTGA